A window from Citrus sinensis cultivar Valencia sweet orange chromosome 5, DVS_A1.0, whole genome shotgun sequence encodes these proteins:
- the LOC102606841 gene encoding probable disease resistance protein At4g27220 has protein sequence MVESIVTVVLEVAKCLGPPTERQLSYVRNYRSNFENLKTELEKLKDDGASMQHGVDEAKRKGEEIEKNVEKWLASVNNIITEAEKFTGDADKANKRCFMGLCPNLKTRHQLSKEAVRQFEAIVKLREAGRFNRISYRKALEDIRLISNKDYEAFESRISTLNNVLRALQDPDVNMVGIYGMGGIGKTTLAKEVAIQFKRDQLFDQVIFVEVPQIPDIRKIQGEIADKLGLIFFEETESGRARSLYNRLKDEKKILVILDNVWESVDLQDVGIPHGDNHKGCKILLTARSEDILSRKMDCRHNFSVGILREDEAWSLFKKMAGEYIESSEFKWVATEVANECAGLPVSIVTVARALRNKRLFEWKDALGQLRRPSSTNFKDIQPAAYSAIELSYNKLEGEELKKIFLLIGYTYISSINDVLMYGMGLGLFQGINRMEEARARVYTLVYKLKASCMLLEHGSKNEHWFSMHDVVRDVAIAIATREQNVLTMRYELVNSREWLDEGALKFYTSIVLHDSKMNVLPEVLECPQLQLLSLWTEKSSLITLPDNFFRKLTQVRVLDLTYMHLSLLPSSLGLLTNLRTLCLYCSELQDIAVIGELKNLEILCLRGSYIEQLPVEIGQLTRLRSLDLRDCDRLQVIPPNVLSNLSHLEELYIRSFNKWEVEVEAAGVKNASLEELKRLPNLTTLELCIPDVNTLPKGLFFEKLERYRICIGRWCWEDTSPTCSRTFRLLLGTDNCISFKSGHIVQLQRIEDLCLSGLPDQDIIGLVNNKLGSYSSQLKHLWVEGCQVPSPKESKRCKESTSEMRSNEIILEDHVNVPNTFFLKGGLPNLETLELYNVNVERIWKSQLPAMSCGIKTLTRLIVYGCGELRCLFSSSIVNSFIRLQHLEIDECPILEEIIVIDQQERKNVVFPRLQFLKMVDLERLTSFCTGDVHIEFPTLENLEVIRCPEFLLTAHDLTKEVFPNLKYLTIEGKKIPMAAEFPEDMFCKLNFLDVIFEESTTISSLDFLRRFHSIRELTIRGGGYVGGVKPSYGVENWTKAIIRNLHNCCDLKHILIQESKMDNLVHLTVEYCDHLINLVPPSTSFQNLTTLKVWRCKGLINVLTSSTAKSLVRLTEMSIVDCSMITEVVADDEGNAAKDEIVFSELMDLELCDLRRLTSFCSGNCAFKFPALTYLSVDKCPNMKIFSGKELSTPSLHEVEKRWLSGEYWTWKGDLNSTIQQIYLETKEVQNHKDDSGQPSVQHQE, from the exons ATGGTGGAAAGCATAGTAACTGTTGTGTTAGAAGTTGCAAAGTGCTTGGGTCCTCCCACTGAAAGACAATTGAGTTATGTGCGCAACTACAGGAGCAACTTTGAGAATCTCAAGACTGAACTTGAGAAGCTCAAGGATGACGGTGCCAGTATGCAGCACGGGGTTGATGAGgctaaaagaaaaggagaagagATCGAAAAGAACGTTGAGAAATGGCTTGCAAGTGTCAACAACATCATTACTGAGGCTGAGAAATTTACAGGCGATGCAGATAAAGCAAACAAGCGTTGTTTTATGGGGCTGTGTCCAAATTTGAAGACCCGCCATCAGCTTAGCAAGGAAGCGGTGAGGCAATTCGAAGCTATTGTCAAACTTCGGGAAGCTGGgagatttaatagaatttccTACCGTAAAGCTCTGGAGGACATAAGGCTTATATCTAACAAAGACTACGAGGCATTTGAATCAAGAATCTCCACTTTGAATAATGTACTTCGTGCATTACAAGATCCTGATGTGAACATGGTTGGGATTTATGGAATGGGCGGCATCGGAAAGACGACACTAGCAAAAGAGGTTGCTATTCAGTTCAAGAGAGACCAGCTCTTTGATCAAGTGATTTTTGTGGAGGTGCCCCAGATTCCAGACATAAGAAAGATTCAAGGAGAAATCGCTGATAAATTAGGTCTCATATTTTTCGAAGAGACCGAATCTGGAAGGGCAAGGAGTCTTTATAATCGATTGAAGGATGAGAAAAAGATCCTTGTAATTTTAGATAATGTTTGGGAAAGTGTTGATTTGCAGGATGTAGGAATTCCTCACGGAGATAATCACAAGGGGTGTAAAATATTGTTGACAGCAAGAAGTGAAGATATACTGTCACGGAAGATGGATTGCCGACATAATTTCTCAGTTGGCATTCTAAGAGAAGACGAAGCTTGGAGTCTATTCAAGAAGATGGCAGGGGAGTACATCGAAAGCAGTGAATTCAAATGGGTGGCAACGGAGGTGGCAAATGAATGTGCAGGTTTGCCTGTTTCCATTGTAACAGTAGCGAGGGCGTTGAGAAATAAGAGATTATTTGAATGGAAGGACGCTTTGGGACAGTTAAGAAGGCCTTCCTCAACGAACTTTAAAGATATACAGCCGGCTGCTTATTCAGCTATAGAGTTGAGTTACAACAAATTAGAAGGAGAGGAGCTCAAGAAGATCTTTTTGCTAATAGGCTACACCTACATATCGTCCATTAATGACGTGTTAATGTATGGCAtgggtttgggtttgtttCAAGGCATCAATAGGATGGAAGAAGCACGAGCTCGAGTGTATACATTGGTGTACAAACTCAAGGCTTCTTGTATGTTGCTTGAGCATGGAAGCAAAAATGAACATTGGTTTTCTATGCATGATGTTGTTCGTGATGTTGCCATAGCAATTGCAACCAGAGAACAAAATGTGCTTACGATGAGATATGAACTGGTTAATTCACGGGAATGGCTAGATGAAGGTGCGCTTAAGTTTTACACTTCGATTGTCTTACACGACAGCAAGATGAATGTTCTTCCTGAAGTTTTGGAATGTCCTCAACTGCAACTTCTCTCTTTGTGGACTGAGAAATCTTCATTAATCACACTTCCAGACAATTTTTTCAGGAAGTTGACGCAAGTCAGAGTTTTAGACTTGACTTATATGCATCTATCATTACTGCCTTCATCACTTGGTCTCCTAACAAACCTTCGAACATTGTGTTTGTATTGCAGCGAATTGCAAGATATAGCTGTTATAGGAGAATTAAAGAACCTAGAAATCCTTTGCTTAAGGGGTTCTTATATTGAGCAGTTGCCTGTGGAAATAGGCCAATTGACTCGATTAAGGTCGCTTGATTTGAGAGACTGTGACAGACTACAGGTTATTCCCCCAAatgttttatcaaatttatccCATTTGGAGGAATTATACATTCGTAGCTTTAATAAGTGGGAGGTGGAGGTGGAAGCTGCAGGGGTCAAGAATGCAAGCCTTGAAGAGTTGAAGCGTTTGCCTAACTTGACCACCTTAGAATTATGCATCCCAGATGTCAACACTCTGCCGAAGGGGCTGTTCTTCGAGAAGCTGGAAAGGTACAGAATATGTATTGGACGTTGGTGTTGGGAGGATACCTCACCTACGTGTTCTAGAACATTCAGACTCCTCCTTGGCACCGACAATTGTATCAGCTTCAAGAGTGGGCATATCGTGCAACTTCAGCGAATTGAAGACCTTTGTTTATCTGGATTGCCAGACCAAGATATCATTGGATTAGTTAATAACAAATTGGGCTCTTATTCTTCCCAACTGAAGCATCTCTGGGTCGAAGGTTGTCAAGTCCCCAGTCCGAAAGAGTCAAAG AGATGCAAGGAATCGACAAGTGAAATGCGATCGaatgaaatcattttggaGGACCATGTCAACGTTCCTAATACATTTTTCCTCAAG GGTGGGTTACCAAACTTGGAGACCTTGGAGCTGTATAATGTAAATGTGGAGAGGATTTGGAAAAGCCAACTTCCGgccatgtcttgtggcattaaAACTTTAACCCGGTTGATTGTATATGGCTGTGGGGAATTAAGATGTCTGTTTTCATCTTCTATAGTTAACAGCTTTATTCGACTCCAACACCTTGAGATAGATGAGTGCCCTATTTTGGAAGAGATAATAGTCATAGACCAGCAAGAAAGGAAGAATGTTGTGTTCCCTCGGTTACAATTTCTAAAGATGGTAGATCTCGAAAGGCTCACAAGCTTCTGCACAGGAGATGTGCACATTGAATTTCCAACATTGGAAAATTTAGAAGTAATAAGGTGTCCTGAATTCCTTTTAACTGCTCATGACTTGACAAAAGAG GTATTCCccaatttgaaatatttgaccATTGAAGGAAAGAAGATACCAATGGCAGCTGAGTTTCCAGAGGACATGTTTTGCAAACTCAACTTTCTTGATGttatatttgaagagtcaACTACTATTTCATCACTTGATTTCCTTCGGAGATTTCACAGCATAAGAGAACTCACAATAAGGGGAGGAGGATATGTTGGGGGCGTTAAGCCATCATATGGAGTAGAAAATTGGACGAAGGCAATCATAAGGAATCTACACAATTGTTGTGATCTGAAGCATATTTTGATCCAGGAATCCAAAATGGACAATTTGGTTCATCTAACAGTTGAGTATTGTGACCATTTGATTAATCTAGTGCCACCTTCAACATCGTTTCAGAATCTGACAACTTTGAAGGTGTGGAGATGCAAAGGATTGATAAATGTGCTAACATCCTCGACAGCAAAGAGTTTGGTACGACTGACAGAGATGAGTATCGTTGACTGCAGCATGATAACAGAAGTAGTGGCAGATGATGAGGGAAATGCTGCAAAAGATGAAATTGTTTTCAGCGAGTTGATGGACTTGGAGCTTTGTGATTTAAGAAGACTTACAAGCTTCTGCTCTGGCAACTGCGCCTTCAAGTTCCCAGCTTTGACATATTTAAGTGTGGATAAATGCCCCAATATGAAGATTTTCTCTGGAAAAGAATTAAGCACTCCCAGTTTACACGAAGTAGAGAAACGCTGGCTGTCTGGTGAGTATTGGACTTGGAAGGGCGACCTTAATTCTACCATACAACAGATATATCTTGAAACAAAG GAAGTCCAAAATCATAAAGATGATTCAGGCCAACCTTCTGTGCAGCATCAGGAATGA
- the LOC102611168 gene encoding protein BONZAI 3-like: MGLCLSGSDVRGGKQAVGGAQLRPTSAADHTNVSGQNDAVDFFFKSRGLQALFTQIELSLSASKLRDLDIASKSDPMAVVYAKKRDGRLEEIGRTEVIMNNLNPAWIGKISIAFQFEIIQPLVFRVYDVDTKYHNIPVKMLKLEDQDFLGEASCVLSEIVTKQNRTLTLKLHNNYGLRVSRNFGTLSVHAEETVASKSAVEIAFRCSHLQNVDLFSKSDPFLRISRIVESGNSVPIYKTEVINNNLNPIWRPITLSMQQFVSKENPLIIECFDFNTSGNHVLMGKIQKSVGDLEKLHQERTGATFMLPSTQRGHDKVLKSQLFVEKFVEKEQYSFLDYISSGFELNFMVAVDFTASNGNPRNPNSLHYIDPSGRLNSYQQAITEIGEVIQFYDSDRRFPAWGFGGKTFDGTVSHCFNLNGRAGGFEVDGVEGIMAAYASALNNVALAGPTLFGQVINTAARIAGQSLSYDRSKYFVLLIITDGVLTDLQETKDALVRASDLPLSILIVGVGGADFTQMEILDADNGRRLESSTDRVATRDIVQFVPMREVHSGQISVVQALLEELPGQFLTYMRCRDIKPLNVQMAQTCA; the protein is encoded by the exons ATGGGATTATGTTTGTCTGGGAGTGATGTGAGGGGAGGGAAACAAGCCGTAGGTGGGGCCCAGCTCCGGCCCACCAGCGCGGCTGATCACACCAATGTCTCTGGTCAAAATGACGCCgttgatttcttcttcaaatctCGCGGCCTTCAAGCCCTTTTCACCCAAATCGAG TTATCTTTATCTGCTTCAAAGTTACGTGATCTTGACATCGCATCAAAG AGTGATCCCATGGCAGTTGTGTATGCAAAGAAAAGAGATGGGAGGCTGGAGGAGATTGGACGTACAGAGGTGATTATGAACAATCTGAATCCTGCTTGGATTGGAAAGATTTCAATTGCTTTTCAGTTTGAGATCATCCAGCCCTTGGT CTTTCGTGTGTATGATGTGGATACCAAGTACCACAATATTCCAGTGAAG ATGCTAAAGTTGGAGGATCAAGACTTCCTGGGAGAAGCTAGTTGTGTTCTCTCTGAG ATAGTGACCAAACAAAATCGAACTTTAACCTTAAAACTCCATAACAATTATGGACTTCGAGTTTCAAGAAACTTTGGGACACTCTCTGTCCATGCTGAGGAAACGGTTGCTTCCAAGAGTGCTGTTGAAATAGCATTCCGTTGCTCGCATTTGCAAAATGTAGACCTGTTTTCCAAAAGT GATCCATTCTTAAGAATATCTAGAATTGTTGAGAGTGGAAATTCTGTTCCTATCTACAAGACTGAGGTGATAAACAATAACTTGAATCCCATTTGGAGACCAATAACTTTGAGCATGCAACAATTTGTGAGCAAG GAAAACCCATTAATCATTGAATGTTTTGATTTCAATACCAGTGGAAATCACGTACTGATGGG taaaattcagAAATCAGTTGGAGACCTGGAGAAACTTCATCAAGAAAGAACTGGTGCAACTTTTATGTTACCATCAACTCAACGTGGCCATGACAAG GTTCTGAAAAGTCAGTTGTTTGTTGAAAAGTTTGTTGAGAAAGAGCAATATAGTTTTCTGGATTACATATCTAGTGGCTTTGAGTTGAATTTTATGGTTGCAGTCGACTTTACAG CTTCAAATGGAAATCCTCGAAATCCAAATTCTTTGCACTATATTGATCCTTCAGGCAGATTGAATTCTTACCAGCAG GCAATAACGGAAATTGGGGAGGTCATACAATTTTATGATTCTGATAGACGCTTTCCTGCATGGGGATTTGGAGGGAAGACATTTGATGGCACTGTATCACATTGTTTTAACTTGAATGGAAGAGCAGGTGGCTTTGAG gTAGATGGAGTTGAAGGCATTATGGCTGCTTATGCAAGCGCTctaaacaatgttgctttggCAGGACCGACTCTGTTTGGTCAAGTGATCAACACAGCTGCACGAATTGCTGGACAGTCCCTCTCATACGACAGAAGCAAGTATTTCGTCTTACTTATTATAACG GATGGAGTTCTGACAGATCTCCAAGAAACAAAAGATGCTTTGGTAAGGGCTTCTGATCTTCCCCTGTCAATTCTAATTGTGGGTGTGGGAGGTGCAGATTTTACACAAATGGAG ATTCTTGATGCTGATAATGGCCGTAGATTAGAGAGCTCTACTGATCGGGTAGCTACCAGAGATATAGTACAATTTGTTCCAATGCGAGAAGTTCATA GTGGGCAAATTTCTGTTGTACAAGCACTTTTGGAGGAGCTGCCTGGTCAGTTTCTGACCTACATGCGCTGCAGAGATATCAAACCACTCAATGTTCAGATGGCCCAAACATGCGCTTGA